The following proteins are encoded in a genomic region of Jaculus jaculus isolate mJacJac1 chromosome 13, mJacJac1.mat.Y.cur, whole genome shotgun sequence:
- the Il17b gene encoding interleukin-17B produces MDWPHSLLLLLAISIFLGLGQPRNPKGKRKGQGRPGPLAPGPHQVPLDLVSRVKPYARMEEYERNLGEMVAQLRNNSEPAKRKCEVNLQLWLSNKRSLSPWGYSINHDPGRIPADLPEARCLCLGCVNPFTMQEDRSMVSVPVFSQVPVRRRLCPPPPRPGPCRQRAVMETIAVGCTCIF; encoded by the exons CTGCTCCTCCTTGCCATTTCCATCTTCCTGGGGCTGGGCCAGCCTCGGAACCCCAAAGGCAAGAGGAAGGGGCAAGGTCGACCTGGCCCCTTGGCCCCTGGGCCTCACCAGGTGCCCCTGGACCTGGTGTCCCGGGTGAAGCCCTATGCCCGCATGGAGGAGTATGAGCGGAACCTTGGAGAGATGGTGGCCCAGTTGAGAAACAACTCTGAGCCAGCCAAGAGGAAGTGTGAAGTCAATCTACAGCTCTGGCTGTCCAACAAGAGGAGCCTGTCCCCCTGGGGCTACAG CATCAATCACGATCCTGGCCGCATCCCCGCCGACCTGCCCGAGGCGCGGTGCCTGTGTCTGGGCTGCGTGAACCCTTTCACCATGCAGGAGGACCGCAGCATGGTGAGCGTGCCGGTGTTCAGCCAGGTGCCCGTGCGCCGCCGCCTctgcccgccgccgccgcgccccgGGCCCTGCCGCCAGCGGGCGGTTATGGAGACCATCGCGGTGGGCTGCACCTGCATATTCTGA